One Malania oleifera isolate guangnan ecotype guangnan chromosome 10, ASM2987363v1, whole genome shotgun sequence genomic region harbors:
- the LOC131166817 gene encoding uncharacterized protein LOC131166817 — MHPPCLDACKTFTSSRQQFLGLYNHNRCSTSTSRTFNSGRNLLPCVSCSFNVQNRNPKLVHSKRGERSRERVKVKGKDNVWSVDNDLAKAEKEREGRRKRRRKRVKKVGKRRVGGSILVSGPMLMEVETVLQTQEPVIRPAWNTFTSSISGIWKGVGAVFSPITAEMEPVEIGSKSENLYDCHTLSHIEAVPSLSERQTSQVKRKINWVTLNPYGENREMKQHNGNGIGSEKKYKESNASLPLKETDDGSVLPKIESFDFGTSDVMEEDLMGNDPGLVFFEDGSYSSGPVDIPVGEVDESNYYLSPTLKFEQCLVKGCHKRLRIVHTIEFNNGGSDIQIMRVAVYEEQWVSPANIHDQSDMDLDLKPFSQRKRTLPSELTGSWKVFEVSATPIYGEQMVTEENGGGMPYVYLCTETLKKRSLPENPVYFGEEEMLDMQDVTILWLPGGVTGYVDVGKDGILCIGVGWYSDEGINLVMERDYGMDGKLKEVRWKTELKRRWSDSFSV, encoded by the exons ATGCATCCTCCCTGCCTTGACGCCTGCAAGACCTTCACCAGCTCCCGCCAGCAATTTTTAGGGTTATACAATCATAATCGCTGCTCCACATCGACCTCCCGGACCTTCAACTCCGGCCGGAATCTCTTGCCCTGTGTGTCTTGCAGCTTCAATGttcaaaaccgaaaccctaagcTTGTCCACTCAAAGCGCGGAGAGAGAAGCCGCGAGAGAGTGAAAGTGAAAGGCAAGGACAATGTGTGGAGCGTGGACAACGACCTCGCGAAGGCGGAGAAGGAGAGGGAGGGGAGGaggaagaggagaagaaagagAGTGAAGAAAGTGGGGAAGAGGAGGGTGGGCGGGAGTATTTTGGTGTCTGGACCTATGTTGATGGAGGTGGAGACAGTTCTTCAAACTCAg GAACCTGTAATTCGACCAGCATGGAATACATTTACAAGTAGCATTAGTGGGATATGGAAGGGAGTGGGGGCAGTATTTTCACCCATCACTGCCGAAATGGAACCAGTTGAAATTGGAAGCAAAAGTGAAAACCTGTATGATTGTCATACCCTCTCACACATTGAGGCAGTTCCGAGCCTTTCTGAAAGGCAAACAtctcaagtgaagaggaaaatAAATTGGGTCACTTTGAATCCTTATGGCGAAAACCGTGAGATGAAGCAACATAATGGAAATGGCATTGGGAGTGAAAAAAAGTATAAAGAAAGCAATGCATCTTTACCCTTGAAGGAAACAGATGATGGAAGTGTTTTGCCTAAAATTGAGTCCTTTGACTTTGGAACAAGTGATGTGATGGAAGAAGATTTAATGGGCAACGATCCTGGTCTCGTTTTCTTTGAG GATGGATCTTATTCTAGTGGTCCTGTTGATATTCCTGTTGGTGAAGTTGATGAATCTAATTATTACCTTTCTCCAACTTTGAAGTTTGAACAA TGTTTGGTTAAAGGTTGCCACAAAAGACTGCGTATTGTCCATACTATAGAGTTCAATAATGGGGGTTCAGATATACAGATAATGAGGGTTGCTGTTTATGAGGAACAGTGGGTCAGTCCTGCAAATATCCATGACCAAAG TGATATGGATCTCGATTTGAAGCCCTTTTCCCAGCGCAAACGAACCCTGCCATCAGAACTGACTGGATCCTGGAAGGTGTTTGAGGTGAGTGCTACTCCAATCTATGGTGAGCAGATGGTAACAGAGGAAAATGGTGGTGGGATGCCGTATGTGTACCTCTGCACTGAGACGTTAAAGAAACGAAGCTTACCTGAGAATCCAGTCTACTTTGGAGAGGAAGAGATGCTAGATATGCAGGATGTGACCATCCTTTGGCTGCCAGGCGGTGTCACGGGCTATGTTGATGTGGGGAAGGATGGCATTCTGTGCATTGGAGTTGGGTGGTACTCAGATGAAGGAATCAACCTTGTTATGGAGAGGGATTATGGAATGGATGGGAAGCTAAAGGAGGTCCGATGGAAAACCGAACTAAAGAGAAGGTGGTCAGATTCATTCTCTGTATAA